A single Acidobacteriota bacterium DNA region contains:
- a CDS encoding chlorite dismutase: MADAKPAETKREDNRRQYVNFAFYKVDPAWRRLPEEDRKRGKCQFIDVARSYESDMLIIPYSLVGIRGDCDFMLWRISYNLMDFQDMTARMLATDLGKYLNTPYSYLAMTKRSTYVRDHVHDDQEGARLKLTPGKFRYLFVYPFIKTRAWYRLTQQARQGMMNEHIELGHRFPTVRLNTTYSFGLDDQEFVVAFESDKPEHFLDLVMELRHAETSNYTLRDTPVFTCVHRDLPEMLDLLGG, translated from the coding sequence TTGGCTGATGCAAAACCAGCGGAGACAAAACGCGAAGATAATCGCCGCCAATACGTAAATTTTGCATTCTATAAAGTAGATCCCGCCTGGCGGAGGCTTCCAGAGGAGGATCGAAAACGCGGCAAGTGCCAGTTCATTGACGTTGCCCGGAGTTATGAATCGGATATGCTGATTATTCCATACTCGCTTGTGGGGATTCGCGGCGATTGTGATTTCATGTTGTGGCGAATCAGCTACAATTTGATGGATTTTCAGGATATGACAGCTCGCATGCTGGCGACTGACCTGGGCAAGTATCTGAACACGCCGTATTCGTATCTCGCCATGACGAAGCGTTCCACCTACGTCCGTGATCATGTTCACGATGACCAGGAAGGAGCTCGCCTCAAACTTACTCCCGGCAAATTTCGATATTTATTTGTCTATCCTTTCATAAAAACCAGGGCCTGGTATCGGCTGACCCAACAGGCGCGCCAGGGAATGATGAATGAACACATTGAGCTCGGCCATCGCTTCCCTACAGTCCGGCTGAACACCACATATTCGTTCGGTCTCGACGACCAGGAGTTCGTAGTGGCATTTGAAAGTGATAAGCCAGAACATTTCCTGGATCTGGTGATGGAATTGCGCCACGCCGAGACCAGCAACTATACCCTGCGCGACACTCCTGTTTTCACGTGTGTGCATCGTGACCTGCCGGAGATGCTGGACCTGCTCGGCGGTTGA